A genomic window from Sorex araneus isolate mSorAra2 chromosome 2, mSorAra2.pri, whole genome shotgun sequence includes:
- the ADGRE1 gene encoding adhesion G protein-coupled receptor E1, with translation MWYFTLFLFWGSYGLCGVLAGPSLESASGPNRCVDTTMCPAFAVCRNTTDSYHCTCKQGFLSSNGATHFQDPQVECRDINECSQDPLLCGPHAVCKNQLGRYKCSCSSGFSSPTGDSWGPGKSNRISCTDINECLQSGICPEHSECVNSIGSYHCKCQAGFTLNNSICEDMDECAHFNPCPDNAVCYNSFGSYSCVCSTGFEFESENMNFQGSGEMCEDIDECLYMCPFNASCTNTPGSYFCTCHPGFASSNGQLNFREQEVECRDIDECSQDASPCGSNSVCTNTEASYTCSCRPGFRPKLEGSWEYGNFSCKRVPFKCREDVMPENEWVQLCQMGVAVESKYGIKVSLCEQMNTTFGIMDNVCDNKTSTISLKETAENFASVLEQASTWSNFTKEQTSSLATVLLESVESITLASLLKPSVNASRTIQTEHLDIESKVINEECMGSGGELNLKAKGNKMRIECSTIEESESTGTMGIAFVSFEGMESVLNESFFQDPKSKRKLKINSRIVGGIMTGERKEGFSRPIIYTLENIEPKQKFERPICVTWSTDKEGGRWESSGCVVLEAAKSHTVCSCNQLANLAIIMASEELTMDFSLYVISQLGMTISLLCLALAMATFLLCRSIRSQNTSLHLHLCVCLFLAKLLFLTAVDKTDHQTGCAIIAGFLHYFFLACFFWMLVETVILFLMVRNLRIVNYFNSRNIKMWHLCAFGYGLPGLVVLISASVYPQGYGMHNRCWLNTENGFIWSFLGPVCTIITINSVLLTMTLIILRQSLCSVNAEVSKLKDTRLMTFKAFAQLFILGCSWVLGLFQIGPLAAVMAYLFTIINSLQGALIFLIHCLLNRQVREEYRKWILRKTKPDSQSQTSGILLSSIPFTSKSN, from the exons ATGTGGTACTTCACTTTGTTCCTTTTCTGGG gGAGTTATGGTCTGTGTGGAGTGTTGGCGGGACCCAGCCTGGAGTCAGCGTCGG gTCCGAACAGGTGTGTGGACACCACCATGTGTCCTGCCTTTGCCGTCTGCAGGAACACCACCGACAGCTACCATTGCACGTGCAAACAAGGCTTCCTGTCCAGCAATGGGGCCACCCATTTCCAGGACCCACAAGTGGAATGCAGAG ATATCAATGAGTGTTCTCAAGATCCCCTACTTTGCGGTCCTCATGCGGTTTGCAAAAACCAACTTGGGAGATATAAATGCAGCTGCTCCTCTGGTTTCTCTTCACCCACTGGAGATTCCTGGGGCCCGGGAAAATCAAATCGCATTAGCTGTACAG ACATTAATGAATGCCTCCAGAGTGGAATTTGCCCAGAACATTCTGAGTGTGTCAACTCCATAGGAAGTTACCATTGCAAATGCCAAGCTGGATTCACCTTGAACAACTCCATTTGCGAAG ATATGGATGAATGCGCCCATTTCAATCCTTGCCCAGACAATGCAGTTTGTTACAACAGTTTTGGAAGCTACTCTTGTGTCTGCAGCACTGGATTTGAGTTTGAGAGTGAAAACATGAATTTTCAGGGTTCAGGAGAGATGTGTGAAG ATATAGATGAGTGTCTTTATATGTGCCCTTTCAATGCCAGTTGTACCAACACTCCTGGAAGCTACTTTTGTACCTGCCACCCGGGCTTTGCATCAAGCAACGGGCAGCTGAACTTCAGAGAACAAGAAGTGGAATGTCGAG ATATTGACGAGTGCTCCCAAGATGCTTCTCCATGTGGTTCCAACTCTGTCTGCACCAATACCGAAGCTTCCTACACTTGTAGCTGCAGACCAGGCTTTCGACCCAAACTAGAAGGCTCCTGGGAATATGGCAACTTTAGCTGCAAAA GGGTTCCTTTCAAGTGTAGAGAAGACGTGATGCCTGAAAATGAGTGGGTGCAGTTATGCCAAATGGGAGTCGCAGTGGAATCCAAATAC GGGATTAAGGTTTCCTTGTGTGAACAGATGAATACCACCTTTGGCATTATGGACAATGTCTGTGACAACAAAACCTCCACAATTTCCCTGAAG GAAACAGCTGAGAACTTTGCTTCTGTGCTTGAACAAGCATCCACCTGGTCCAACTTCACCAAAGAACAGACATCCTCCCTGGCCACGGTCCTACTGGAGAGTGTCGAAAGCATCACGTTGGCATCTCTCCTGAAACCCTCAGTGAATGCCAGCAGGACCATTCAGACAGAGCACTTAG ATATTGAGAGCAAAGTTATCAATGAAGAATGCATGGGAAGTGGTGGAGAACTTAACTTGAAAGCCAAAGGGAACAAGATGAGGATTGAGTGTTCCACAATCGAAGAGTCTGAATCCACAG GGACCATGGGAATAGCTTTCGTCTCCTTTGAAGGTATGGAATCTGTTTTAAATGAGAGCTTCTTCCAAGACCCCAAGTCCAAGAGGAAGTTGAAGATAAATTCTCGTATTGTTGGGGGCATCATGactggggagaggaaagaaggctTTTCTCGTCCGATCATCTACACTCTGGAGAACATAGAG cCAAAGCAGAAGTTTGAGAGACCCATCTGTGTTACCTGGAGCACAGACAAGGAGGGTGGAAGGTGGGAGTCCTCTGGCTGTGTAGTGCTTGAAGCAGCCAAGAGCCACACTGTCTGCAGCTGCAATCAACTGGCAAACTTAGCCATCATCATGGCATCCGAGGAGCTCACG ATGGACTTCTCCTTGTACGTCATTAGCCAGCTGGGCATGACCATCTCCCTGCTGTGTCTCGCCCTGGCCATGGCCACCTTCCTGCTATGCCGCAGCATTCGCAGTCAGAACACCTCTCTCCACCTGCACCTCTGCGTGTGCCTCTTCTTGGCCAAGCTCCTGTTCCTCACTGCCGTAGACAAGACTGACCATCAG ACAGGCTGTGCCATCATCGCGGGCTTTCTGCATTACTTTTTCCTCGCCTGCTTCTTCTGGATGTTGGTGGAGACCGTGATCCTTTTCCTTATGGTCAGGAACCTGAGGATAGTGAATTACTTCAACTCTCGCAACATCAAGATGTGGCATCTCTGTGCCTTTGGCTATGGGCTCCCGGGGTTGGTGGTGTTGATCTCGGCTAGTGTTTATCCACAGGGCTATGGGATGCATAATCG CTGCTGGCTGAACACAGAGAATGGCTTTATCTGGAGTTTCCTAGGACCAGTTTGTACTATCATTACG ATCAATTCCGTCCTCCTCACCATGACCTTGATTATCCTGAGACAGAGTCTCTGCAGTGTGAACGCTGAAGTCTCAAAACTCAAAGACACCAG GCTAATGACGTTCAAGGCCTTTGCCCAGCTTTTTATCTTGGGGTGCTCCTGGGTGTTGGGTCTCTTCCAGATTGGCCCCCTCGCTGCCGTCATGGCTTACCTGTTCACCATCATCaacagcctgcagggggcgctcatCTTCCTCATTCACTGTCTGCTCAACCGTCAG GTGCGGGAAGAATATAGGAAATGGATCCTCCGGAAGACTAAACCCGACTCCCAGTCCCAGACCTCCGGGATCCTGTTATCCTCTATCCCTTTCACTTCGAAATCA AATTAA